The genomic DNA GCGTCCGCCCCTGAAGGCGGCTCGGCCGCGATCGAGAGCGTTTCGGCTGCCGCCAACCCCGGCGTTTCCTCCTTCGTCGCCGACGCCCTGTCGTCGTCCGACCGCCCGGAGCTGACGTCTGCCAAGATCATCATCTCCGGTGGCCGCGCGCTCGGCTCGTCGGAAAAGTTCCAGGAAGTGATCCTGCCGGTGGCCGACAAGCTCGGCGCTGCCGTCGGCGCTTCGCGCGCTGCCGTCGACGCCGGTTATGCCCCGAACGACTGGCAGGTCGGCCAGACCGGCAAGGTGGTCGCACCCGATCTCTACATCGCCTGCGGCATTTCCGGTGCCATCCAGCACCTCGCCGGCATGAAGGACTCGAAGGTCATCGTCGCCATCAACAAGGACGAAGAGGCGCCGATCTTCCAGGTCGCCGACTACGGCCTGGTTGCCGATCTCTTCGACGCTCTGCCGGAGTTGCAGAAGGCGCTGTAAGCCCAAATCGATGCCACCCTCCGCACCCATGAAAAGGGCTGGCAAAAGCGGGGACTTGGCATTAACAATCTACCGGGCCGGCCAAACCGGCCCGGTTTGCGTGTCTGATGGCGGCCTTGCCGCCAACCCTTGAAGATGGATGTTCGCCGCGATGATCAAGACGGTCGGAATTATTGGTGCCGGGCAAATGGGCTGTGGCATCGCACATGTTTCGGCAATCGCCGGATACAAGGTGCAGATCTATGATCTGGCCGCCGAACGGATCGAAGCGGGCCTTGCAACCGTCAACGGCAACCTTGCCCGTCAGGTCTCCTCCGGCAAGATGACCGACGAGGCCCGCAAGGCAGCCCTTGCCCTGATCAAGGGCTCTTCCGATATCAACGACCTGTCCCAGGCCGATCTTGTGATTGAAGCCGTCACCGAAGACGAAACGATCAAGCGCAAGATCTACGGTCAGGTTTGTCCGATCCTGAAGCCGGAAGCGATTCTCGCGACGAATACCTCGTCCCTGTCGATCACGCGCCTGGCCTCCGCCACCGATCGCCCCGAGCACTTCATGGGCATCCACTTCATGAACCCGGTTCCGGTGATGAAGCTGGTCGAGCTCGTGCGCGGCATCGCCACGGACGAACAGACCTTCAAGACCGCCAAGGAATTCGTCGCGACGCTCGACAAGACCGTGACAGTCGCCGAAGATTTTCCGGCCTTCATCGTCAACCGCATTCTGCTGCCGATGATCAACGAGGCGATCTATACGCTTTATGAAGGCGTCGGCAGTGTCGAGGCGATCGATACCGCCATGAAGCTCGGCGCCAACCATCCCATGGGCCCGCTGCAGCTTGCCGACTTCATCGGCCTCGACACCTGCCTGTCGATCATGCAGGTGCTCTATGACGGCCTGGCGGACTCGAAGTATCGCCCCTGCCCGCTGCTGGTGAAATATGTCGAAGCCGGCTGGCTCGGCCGCAAGTCCGGACGCGGCTTCTACGACTATCGCGGCGAAGTGCCGGTTCCCACCCGCTAATTCCGTCAGCATTTGACAAGAAAAACCCGGCGATCCGCCGGGTTTTTCTTTGTCCAGATCTAGTCTCCTTCAGCTTCCCGCAGCAGGAGCAAGCGCCGCGCTGATCAG from Ensifer adhaerens includes the following:
- a CDS encoding 3-hydroxybutyryl-CoA dehydrogenase, whose translation is MIKTVGIIGAGQMGCGIAHVSAIAGYKVQIYDLAAERIEAGLATVNGNLARQVSSGKMTDEARKAALALIKGSSDINDLSQADLVIEAVTEDETIKRKIYGQVCPILKPEAILATNTSSLSITRLASATDRPEHFMGIHFMNPVPVMKLVELVRGIATDEQTFKTAKEFVATLDKTVTVAEDFPAFIVNRILLPMINEAIYTLYEGVGSVEAIDTAMKLGANHPMGPLQLADFIGLDTCLSIMQVLYDGLADSKYRPCPLLVKYVEAGWLGRKSGRGFYDYRGEVPVPTR
- a CDS encoding electron transfer flavoprotein subunit alpha/FixB family protein, with product MAILLLADHDSNHLSDQTAKALSAASKIGGDVHVLVAGAGAKQAAEQAAKLAGVAKVLVADDASLANNLAEPLAALIVSLAGSYDTIVSAATSVGKNVMPRVAALLDVSQVSEIIEVVSSDTFKRPIYAGNAIQTVQTTEAKRVITVRTASFASAPEGGSAAIESVSAAANPGVSSFVADALSSSDRPELTSAKIIISGGRALGSSEKFQEVILPVADKLGAAVGASRAAVDAGYAPNDWQVGQTGKVVAPDLYIACGISGAIQHLAGMKDSKVIVAINKDEEAPIFQVADYGLVADLFDALPELQKAL